From Deinococcus aquaedulcis, a single genomic window includes:
- a CDS encoding DEAD/DEAH box helicase — translation MLPARSPFARLDGFLRDTLGSGATRLHEEEAQPARTVPVAELGWSDAVARGFGFPEVYAHQAQTYRLMRGGEHVIITTPTASGKTGAFFPGVFDRLERDPRSTALFVYPLVALGQDQRDKLLTFKERGGFPWEVAAFQGSAQSGEVFRPGVRMVTATPDKLHWSLTQPGMREFLKGLSFLVLDEAHTYRGGFGSEVAGMLRRLLALARALGASPQVILSTATIGNPAEFARELTGVDATEVSESGAARHGKRYVLADHRGQPRRFWNAVMDASERHDLKVLAFFRGRSRAARLYSTYRAQPGYARRAHLYMAGTSDREGRLSEFRRARSGVMFATNALEAGVDIGDLEVVIIDGYPGSRMAFRQMAGRAGRIAPGLVLYLPALNEQGVPLPADAFYSNAGNFLELLTGPIEKAVVEAQNPYLSPRHQARANEEFRLAGLALPHEAGAAPRYWNLRGEGSLKYAVVEAADWERLGPKALDAPLESPSQHYALTEKHEGAVFTLDGQGYKVLRWDEHPAGTAIVVEKYDAANLFTRGLHATLVTPVGMGEWIRKGPLAYRCGEVSIRRRYAGYQMLRQVFERVCVGCDREPGPTERSCARCGGRIQDRMQDHKLSEHLYEQPTELPPFRTSALEIGVDPRATERPTAVAHTLKHLLHKVTPERIACDENDLASAFREGRDTYFFLYDDWLGGLGVARRAFEQMDDLLDRALSLVTKTCCQNAHGCYECIAVGRCFAPTLPSGERRPTDKHATRLFLERLPGIRLPEAVPAPATLPDAAPLPDDLALPPSWPLQARELLDLHGLSLPEVSARLGIPSRELQRAVSTTEPLRLQHAKFGTGVFMQGFHQGERREVLVYFPGVGQKRLLLKFAGLTVVEGAAAAPLA, via the coding sequence GTGCTCCCCGCCCGCTCCCCCTTCGCCCGCCTGGACGGCTTTCTGCGCGACACCCTGGGCAGCGGCGCCACCCGGCTGCACGAGGAAGAGGCGCAACCCGCCCGCACCGTGCCAGTGGCCGAACTGGGCTGGAGTGACGCGGTGGCGCGCGGCTTTGGGTTCCCGGAGGTCTACGCCCACCAGGCCCAGACCTACCGCCTGATGCGGGGCGGCGAGCACGTGATCATCACCACGCCCACCGCCAGCGGCAAGACCGGCGCCTTTTTCCCCGGCGTCTTCGACCGGCTGGAACGCGACCCCCGCTCAACGGCGCTGTTTGTCTACCCCCTGGTGGCCCTGGGCCAGGACCAGCGGGACAAGCTGCTGACGTTTAAGGAGCGCGGCGGGTTTCCCTGGGAGGTGGCGGCCTTTCAGGGCTCGGCCCAGAGCGGCGAGGTGTTCCGGCCCGGCGTGCGCATGGTCACCGCCACGCCCGACAAACTGCACTGGTCCCTGACCCAGCCCGGCATGCGCGAATTCCTGAAAGGACTGTCGTTTCTGGTGCTGGACGAGGCCCACACCTACCGGGGCGGCTTTGGCTCCGAGGTGGCGGGGATGCTGCGGCGCCTGCTGGCCCTGGCCCGCGCGCTGGGGGCGAGCCCGCAGGTGATCCTGAGCACCGCCACCATTGGCAACCCGGCCGAATTTGCCCGCGAACTAACCGGCGTGGATGCCACCGAAGTCAGCGAGTCCGGCGCGGCCCGCCACGGCAAACGTTACGTGCTGGCCGACCACCGGGGGCAGCCCCGGCGCTTCTGGAACGCGGTGATGGACGCTTCTGAGCGCCACGACCTGAAGGTACTGGCCTTTTTCCGGGGCCGCTCGCGCGCCGCGCGCCTGTACTCCACCTACCGCGCCCAGCCGGGGTACGCCCGCCGCGCCCACCTGTACATGGCGGGCACCAGCGACCGCGAAGGCCGCCTCTCGGAATTTCGCCGCGCCCGCAGCGGGGTGATGTTTGCTACCAATGCGCTGGAAGCCGGGGTGGACATTGGCGATCTGGAAGTGGTGATTATTGACGGCTACCCGGGCAGCCGCATGGCCTTTCGCCAGATGGCGGGCCGTGCCGGGCGCATTGCGCCGGGGCTGGTACTGTACCTGCCCGCCCTGAACGAGCAGGGGGTGCCGCTGCCCGCCGACGCCTTTTACAGCAACGCGGGCAATTTTCTAGAACTGCTGACCGGGCCCATTGAAAAGGCGGTGGTGGAGGCGCAGAACCCCTACCTCTCACCCCGGCACCAGGCCCGCGCCAACGAGGAATTTCGGCTGGCGGGGCTGGCGCTGCCCCACGAAGCCGGCGCGGCCCCGCGCTACTGGAACCTGCGCGGCGAGGGCAGCCTGAAATACGCGGTGGTCGAGGCCGCCGACTGGGAGCGCCTGGGCCCCAAAGCCCTGGACGCGCCCCTGGAAAGCCCCAGCCAGCACTACGCGCTGACTGAAAAGCACGAGGGCGCGGTGTTCACCCTGGACGGCCAGGGCTACAAGGTGCTGCGCTGGGACGAGCACCCGGCGGGCACGGCGATTGTGGTGGAAAAGTACGACGCCGCCAACCTCTTTACCCGGGGACTGCACGCCACCCTGGTCACCCCGGTGGGGATGGGCGAGTGGATTCGAAAGGGCCCGCTGGCCTACCGCTGCGGCGAGGTCAGTATTCGGCGGCGGTATGCGGGCTACCAGATGCTGCGGCAGGTGTTCGAGCGGGTGTGCGTGGGCTGCGACCGCGAACCCGGTCCCACCGAGCGCAGTTGCGCGCGCTGCGGGGGCCGCATTCAGGACCGCATGCAGGACCACAAGCTCAGTGAGCACCTGTACGAGCAGCCCACTGAACTGCCGCCCTTTCGCACCAGCGCCCTGGAAATCGGGGTGGACCCGCGCGCCACCGAGCGGCCCACGGCGGTGGCCCATACCCTCAAGCACCTGCTGCACAAGGTGACCCCCGAGCGCATTGCCTGCGACGAGAACGACCTCGCCAGTGCCTTCCGCGAGGGCCGCGACACCTACTTTTTCCTGTACGACGACTGGCTGGGCGGCCTGGGCGTGGCGCGGCGGGCCTTTGAGCAGATGGACGACCTGCTGGACCGCGCTCTGAGTCTGGTGACCAAGACGTGCTGCCAGAACGCGCATGGCTGCTACGAATGCATTGCGGTAGGCCGCTGCTTTGCGCCCACCCTGCCCAGCGGCGAGCGCCGCCCCACCGACAAGCACGCCACCCGGCTCTTTCTGGAAAGACTGCCCGGCATCCGGTTGCCAGAGGCGGTGCCCGCCCCCGCCACCCTCCCCGACGCGGCCCCCCTGCCCGACGACCTCGCCCTGCCGCCCAGCTGGCCGCTGCAGGCGCGCGAACTGCTGGATCTGCACGGTCTGTCCCTGCCCGAAGTCAGCGCCCGCCTGGGCATTCCCAGCCGCGAGTTGCAGCGCGCGGTGAGCACCACCGAGCCGCTGCGGCTACAGCACGCCAAATTTGGCACCGGGGTCTTCATGCAGGGTTTTCATCAGGGCGAACGCCGCGAGGTGCTGGTGTACTTTCCCGGCGTGGGCCAGAAGCGGCTGCTCCTGAAGTTTGCCGGTCTGACGGTGGTCGAGGGCGCGGCCGCCGCCCCCCTCGCTTGA
- a CDS encoding bifunctional nicotinamide-nucleotide adenylyltransferase/Nudix hydroxylase, with product MATPPPARRKRTFGVYIGRFEPPHQAHLLVMLEALESVQKLIVVIGSARAARNIKNPFTADERQELIAAMLQGAGIPRTRVLFVHVRDYFYNEALWLSEVQSGVHAHTRGSTDVALIGHIKDESSYYLRTFPAWEFIPTHVVSPLSATDVRKAYFEDRLADVQGMVPPAVHAFLDRFRATPEFRELQAEYAYLKQYRAAWQDAPYPPIFVTTDAVIVKSGHVLLVRRGGLPGRGRLAMPGGFLEQDETLLACCVREVHEETGLGPGIDLGAALRAQAVFDYPDRSLRGRTVTHAFHFDLGIGQLPRLSGGSDASEALWVPLSEALGQPEQFFEDHHAIIEHFVMRG from the coding sequence ATGGCGACCCCCCCGCCCGCGCGGCGCAAGCGCACCTTTGGCGTGTACATTGGCCGGTTCGAGCCGCCGCATCAGGCACACCTGCTGGTGATGCTGGAAGCCCTGGAGAGCGTGCAGAAGCTGATCGTGGTGATCGGCAGCGCGCGGGCAGCGCGCAACATCAAAAACCCCTTTACGGCCGACGAGCGCCAAGAGCTGATCGCGGCGATGCTGCAGGGCGCCGGTATTCCCCGCACCCGGGTGCTGTTCGTGCACGTGCGCGACTACTTCTACAACGAGGCGCTGTGGCTCTCCGAGGTGCAAAGTGGCGTGCATGCCCACACCCGGGGCAGCACGGATGTGGCCCTGATCGGGCATATCAAGGACGAGAGCAGCTATTACCTGCGCACCTTTCCCGCCTGGGAGTTCATTCCCACCCATGTGGTGAGCCCCCTGAGCGCCACCGACGTGCGCAAGGCCTACTTTGAAGACCGCCTGGCCGACGTGCAGGGTATGGTGCCGCCTGCCGTGCACGCCTTTCTGGACCGCTTCCGCGCCACACCCGAGTTCCGCGAATTACAGGCCGAATACGCCTATCTGAAGCAGTACCGCGCCGCGTGGCAGGACGCGCCGTACCCGCCGATTTTCGTGACGACCGACGCGGTGATCGTGAAAAGCGGCCACGTGCTGCTGGTGCGCCGGGGTGGGCTGCCAGGGCGGGGGCGGCTGGCGATGCCCGGCGGTTTTCTGGAGCAGGATGAAACCCTGTTGGCCTGCTGTGTGCGCGAGGTTCACGAGGAAACCGGCCTGGGCCCTGGCATTGACCTGGGGGCGGCGCTGCGGGCGCAGGCGGTCTTTGACTACCCGGACCGCAGTCTGCGGGGGCGCACGGTGACCCACGCTTTTCACTTTGATCTGGGGATTGGGCAGTTGCCGCGCCTGTCGGGGGGGAGTGACGCGAGTGAGGCGCTCTGGGTGCCGCTGAGTGAGGCGCTGGGGCAGCCGGAGCAGTTTTTTGAGGACCATCACGCGATCATTGAGCATTTTGTGATGCGGGGGTAG